In one Limisphaerales bacterium genomic region, the following are encoded:
- a CDS encoding aldolase, whose amino-acid sequence MKSYRLNRLFNAKSKRCFDVAVDHGFFNEGGFLKGIEDIEAAVATLVEADPDAIQLTIGQAPILQSLPGKGKPALVLRSDVANVYGTDLPEHLFSRVIEDAAEQAVRLDAACLVVNLFNIPGEPEVTDDCIQNILDLKPQCDALAMPLMIEPLVFKPNAEAGGYQVDGDLNKILPLVRQAVELGADVIKADPTDNPADYHQVIQIAGRIPVLVRGGGRVSDEEILQRTHAILAQGAAGIVYGRNIIQHPNPAGMTRALMALVHDGATPETAAQFLS is encoded by the coding sequence ATGAAATCTTATCGACTGAATCGGCTGTTTAACGCGAAGTCCAAGCGCTGTTTTGATGTGGCGGTGGATCACGGGTTTTTTAATGAAGGTGGTTTTCTCAAGGGCATTGAGGATATTGAGGCGGCGGTGGCCACGTTAGTGGAGGCTGATCCGGATGCGATTCAGTTGACGATTGGACAAGCGCCGATTTTGCAAAGTTTGCCCGGCAAAGGGAAACCGGCGTTGGTGCTGCGCTCGGATGTGGCGAATGTTTATGGGACGGATTTGCCCGAGCATCTTTTCAGCCGCGTCATTGAGGATGCCGCGGAGCAGGCGGTGCGGTTGGACGCGGCGTGTTTGGTGGTGAATTTATTTAACATCCCCGGCGAGCCGGAGGTGACGGATGATTGCATCCAAAACATTCTCGACCTCAAGCCGCAGTGCGATGCGTTGGCGATGCCGTTGATGATCGAGCCGTTGGTTTTTAAACCGAACGCCGAGGCGGGTGGGTATCAAGTGGATGGGGATCTCAATAAAATTTTGCCGCTGGTGCGCCAAGCGGTGGAGTTGGGCGCGGATGTCATCAAGGCGGATCCCACGGATAACCCGGCGGATTACCATCAAGTCATCCAAATCGCCGGGCGCATTCCGGTGCTTGTGCGCGGCGGCGGTCGGGTGAGTGACGAGGAAATTCTCCAGCGTACGCACGCGATTTTGGCGCAAGGCGCGGCGGGCATTGTTTACGGGCGCAATATCATTCAGCACCCCAATCCGGCGGGGATGACGCGCGCGTTGATGGCACTGGTGCACGACGGGGCCACGCCGGAAACAGCGGCTCAGTTCCTGTCATAA